A window of Longimicrobium sp. genomic DNA:
CGCTCGGCTCGCGGCTGAGCTGGTCAGGCCTGCGCGTTCGGGCGAGGCAAGCTCCCGAAACGGTTGCACAGGCGATGGAGGCGATGGACTTCCCGCGGCGGTGTAGGAGCAGCTATCCCCGGTGGGCGTGCAGCACTCTGGAGCCGGGCGGCGACTAACGATCTCAACCCCCGATTGTTTAAGGCTGCGGCGAGGCCAGCGCATTATAGGAAACCGGCGGGAATCACGAACGATCGTTGGGGCGCCCCGCAGACTAGCGACGCGCCTTCACGGGTTAAAGCACTGATCGTAGATATGCTCCCCCAGCTTTCGCCAATGGCTGGACTTGTATGGGAACTTTCCCGGTCTAAAATCCACATCTAACCGTCTGAATCCTTCCAAGTAGCTATCGAAACTACCCAGCCGTTGATTTCCAAGTAGCAAACGCATACAGAAGACGAGGCCATTGATAGTCGTTGTAGTTAGCATGCGACTCTCTCGCTGGTTGGTAGTCCACAACTCCTGCGGTCGACTCGCCTTGAATGCTCCAATGAGCTTGTTGAGCTCCGTTCCACAGTATTGAACATACAGGTCGAGCACATCGCGATCGCACACGTCTAGAAGCTTACTCTTGTCAGGCCGGGTCCACCGGTTGAAAAAAGACACTGGTTCACGGAGCCCGACGATGTGTCTGAGACCGTAGCTGACTATTGATGTGGTTTTCAATTTCCCAGTGTCAAAAAAATGCAATCCCAAGATCCCCACTAGGGGACCCGTTGCCCCGAGACGGTGCAGCACAGACTTGGCGATTGCCACATCCGAACACGGATTGATTATTGTCTCGATGGCTTGTTTTAGATCACCACGAACCCGCTTCTGTTTGTCATTGATTTCAAGGAAAAGCTTCGCTTCAAACGCCTCCGCTTCAGCAGAACTAATTGAGTTCGGGTATATGATTCCCGTCACCAGCAAGTGCTGTCTACCTCTAAGGGCTGCGATCTTCGTATCGAGTTGGTCGTCACCCTCGTGATACGCGTATACCCGGTGCTGACCATCAATTATCCCGATCGCATCAAATCGCCTAGGTATCGTCAGTTCTCCCACCGAAACATGAGTTGCACCTGAATCTTCTGGTTCTGACCCGGGAGCGGGATGGTAGACAGCGTCGCCTCTAAGCGTCACTATGATGTTGTTCACGAACACGCGTCGTTCCTCAACGAGGTATTTACGCATGCTTCCTATTTTATCCCTCACCAACAGACGCTGGTATAGCGCGTCGCTGTCGCGCCAAGAATCCGCGCGCAGAACATAGGCGCGCTCCAGGAGCGTGGCGGGATCAACTAAGAAGGAGACCAGTTTGTGGCCGCGTGG
This region includes:
- a CDS encoding DGQHR domain-containing protein; amino-acid sequence: ACTCVSDPNGAESYPRIGFELRSNRSVRRFPRLPDTRFSAVSGWKLDSVFLYDNIVVVVEDTTLATSNIGDHLRKKAEFFSHLQMHRLSTLEVLRGSFERFAEYFNRSDFEPEEYHFRFVYASRNDVDESYQTHYGQACKLLSYSSLQYFLSLTKTIKRSARFEILKFLDVDLHQVGSPKSKTDLSTFSALQLPPVQSGFPRGHKLVSFLVDPATLLERAYVLRADSWRDSDALYQRLLVRDKIGSMRKYLVEERRVFVNNIIVTLRGDAVYHPAPGSEPEDSGATHVSVGELTIPRRFDAIGIIDGQHRVYAYHEGDDQLDTKIAALRGRQHLLVTGIIYPNSISSAEAEAFEAKLFLEINDKQKRVRGDLKQAIETIINPCSDVAIAKSVLHRLGATGPLVGILGLHFFDTGKLKTTSIVSYGLRHIVGLREPVSFFNRWTRPDKSKLLDVCDRDVLDLYVQYCGTELNKLIGAFKASRPQELWTTNQRESRMLTTTTINGLVFCMRLLLGNQRLGSFDSYLEGFRRLDVDFRPGKFPYKSSHWRKLGEHIYDQCFNP